A region from the Falco rusticolus isolate bFalRus1 chromosome 4, bFalRus1.pri, whole genome shotgun sequence genome encodes:
- the HCN2 gene encoding LOW QUALITY PROTEIN: potassium/sodium hyperpolarization-activated cyclic nucleotide-gated channel 2 (The sequence of the model RefSeq protein was modified relative to this genomic sequence to represent the inferred CDS: inserted 2 bases in 1 codon; deleted 1 base in 1 codon; substituted 2 bases at 2 genomic stop codons), whose product MQRQFGAMLQPGVNKFSLRMFGSQKAVEREQERVKSAGAWIIHPYSDFRFYWDFTMLLFMVGNLIIIPVGITFFKEETTAPWIVFNVVSDTFFLMDLVLNFRTGIVIEDNTEIILDPERIKKKYLKTWFVVDFVSSIPVDYVFLIVEKGIDSEVYKTARALRIVRFTKILSLLRLLRLSRLIRYIHQWEELFHMTSDLASAGXXGIINLSELMLLLCHWDGCLQFLVPMLQDFHPELLGLINGMVNDSWSELYSFALFKSMSHMLCIGYGKQAPESMTDIWLTMLSMIVGXTCYAMFIGHATALIQSLDSSRRQYQEKYKQVEQYMSFHKLPADFRQKIHDYYEHRYQGKMFDEDSILGELNEPLREEIVNFNCRKLVASMPLFANADPNFVTAMLTKLKFEVFQPGDYIIREGTIGKKMYFIQHGVVSILTKGNKEMKLSDGSYFGEICLLTRGRRTASVRADTYCRLYSLSVDNFNEVLEEYPMMRRAFETVAIDRLDRIGKKNSILLHKVQHDLNSGVFNNQENEIIQEIVKYDREMVQQAELQQHTAMYSPVQPQVTSAIATLQQAVAMSFCPQMASPLGAPWPWAPPRMMRRLQYAQAVPSPFAVSPVLLQQSPHRSAAPLPHAHPSPSQDRRSPRPARLPPAPSPPPRQPAVPKHPWPAGRSPTGGAGAAGLPALPQSAASPRLAPAPGRPQKPRRRCTPAASARIRGPCRPRSPPCPTGWRPAAPRAPRLGPRVLRLHRRGPGHRLAGPFRPGCGARRPRGGLWPTRCHGLGARGTTRPAAGLGGGRQDSAASTPDRHPAKVPAVFQLVTSAPRQPRGQRAGGAAAVSSQLAPCPSVPPRRGARVRATAAPPAPAPLPVPSCHALQSVGSCRGVGTGPLCPPPPRRGVGLSPGSHHLDQSLAPSPTPYGEALLPPGCPIEATAASSPVINSVYDRYDLNPYLCVCIRRTPPRGFRRAGRPRRESLPPLPQPQGEG is encoded by the exons ATGCAGCGGCAGTTCGGGGCGATGCTCCAGCCCGGCGTCAACAAGTTCTCGCTGCGGATGTTCGGCTCGCAGAAGGCGGTGGAGCGGGAGCAGGAGCGCGTCAAGTCGGCGGGGGCCTGGATCATCCACCCCTACAGCGACTTCAG GTTTTACTGGGACTTCACGATGCTGCTCTTCATGGTGGGCAACCTGATCATCATTCCCGTGGGCATCACCTTCTTCAAGGAGGAGACCACAGCACCCTGGATCGTGTTCAACGTGGTCTCCGACACCTTCTTCCTGATGGACCTGGTGCTGAACTTCCGGACGGGGATTGTCATTGAGGACAACACAGAAATCATCCTGGACCCTGAGAGAATCAAGAAAAAGTACCTCAAGACCTGGTTTGTGGTGGACTTTGTCTCCTCCATCCCTGTGGACTACGTCTTCCTCATTGTGGAGAAGGGCATAGACTCGGAGGTGTACAAGACGGCCCGCGCCCTCCGCATTGTCCGCTTCACCAAGATCCTCAGCCTCCTGCGGCTCCTCCGCCTCTCCCGGCTCATCCGCTACATCCACCAGTGGGAGGAG CTCTTCCACATGACCTCCGACCTGGCCAGCGCAGGTTGATGAGGCATCATCAACCTCTCGGAATTGATGCTGCTG CTATGCCATTGGGATGGCTGCCTCCAGTTCCTCGTGCCCATGCTGCAGGATTTCCACCCAGAACTGCTGGGTCTCATCAACGGGATGGTG AACGACTCCTGGAGCGAGCTGTACTCCTTTGCCCTCTTCAAGTCCATGAGCCACATGCTCTGCATCGGCTATGGGAAGCAGGCACCCGAGAGCATGACGGACATCTGGCTGACGATGCTGAGCATGATCGTGGG CACCTGCTACGCCATGTTCATCGGCCACGCCACTGCCCTCATCCAGTCGCTGGACTCCTCCCGGCGCCAGTACCAGGAGAAG TACAAGCAGGTGGAGCAGTACATGTCCTTCCACAAGCTGCCTGCTGACTTCCGACAGAAGATCCATGACTACTACGAGCATCGCTACCAGGGCAAGATGTTCGACGAGGACAGCATCCTGGGGGAGCTCAATGAGCCTTTGCGTGAG GAAATCGTGAACTTCAACTGCCGCAAACTGGTGGCCTCGATGCCACTGTTTGCCAACGCGGACCCCAACTTTGTCACGGCGATGCTCACCAAGCTGAAGTTCGAGGTGTTCCAGCCAGGTGACTACATCATCCGCGAGGGCACTATCGGCAAGAAGATGTACTTCATCCAGCACGGGGTGGTCAGCATCCTCACCAAGGGCAACAAGGAGATGAAACTCTCCGATGGCTCCTACTTCGGAG AAATCTGCCTGCTGACCCGCGGCCGGCGCACGGCCAGCGTCCGGGCAGACACCTACTGCCGCCTCTACTCGCTGTCGGTGGACAACTTCAACGAGGTGCTGGAGGAGTACCCCATGATGAGACGGGCCTTTGAGACCGTGGCCATCGACCGCCTTGACCGCATCG GGAAGAAGAACTCAATCCTGCTCCACAAAGTGCAGCACGACCTAAACTCGGGGGTCTTCAACAACCAGGAGAACGAGATCATCCAGGAGATTGTCAAGTACGACCGGGAGATGGTGCAGCAGgcggagctgcagcagcacacggCCATGTACAGCCCCGTCCAGCCCCAGGTCACCTCTGCCATCGCCACCCTCCAGCAAGCTGTCGCCATGAGCTTCTGCCCACAGATGGCCAGCCCACTGGGGGCTCCATGGCCCTGGGCTCCGCCCCGCATGATGCGCCGCTTGCAGTACGCCCAGGCCGTGCCCAGCCCCTTCGCCGTCTCCCCcgtcctgctgcagcagagcccccACCGCAGCgcagctcccctgccccacgCACACCCCTCGCCCTCGCAGGACAGGCGCAGCCCGCGCCCTGCCCGCCTTCCACCAGCGCCTTCGCCGCCGCCGCGGCAGCCCGCCGTCCCAAAGCACCCCTGGCCAGCCGGACGTTCGCCTAcggggggcgccggggcagCTGGGCTCCCAGCTCTCCCTCAGTCAGCAGCAAGCCCCCGGCTCGCCCCAGCGCCTGGCCGCCCACAAAAGCCACGCAGGCGCTGCACACCAGCAGCCTCAGCCAGGATTCGCGGCCCCTGTCGGCCTcgcagccctccctgccccacggGCTGGCGGCCGGCAGCACCCAGAGCCCCCCGCCTCGGCCCGCGAGTCCTGCGCCTCCATCGGCGGGGGCCCGGCCACCGCCTCGCTGGGCCCTTccggccgggctgcggggccaGGCGGCCTCGCGGGGGGCTCTGGCCCACCCGGTGTCACGGGCTCGGTGCACGTGGGACCACCCGCCCTGCCGCAGGACTCGGCGGCGGCCGCCAGGATTCGGCGGCCAGCACGCCCGACCGGCACCCAGCCAAAGTCCCGGCTGTCTTCCAACTTGTGACCTCCGCGCCACGCCAGCCCCGGGGACAACGTGCCGGAGGGGCCGCGGCAGTGAGTTCCCAGCTGGCCCCGTGCCCGTCCGTGCCGCCCCGACGCGGAGCCCGGGTGAGGGCCacggccgccccgccggcgccagccccgctcccggtTCCCTCCTGCCACGCACTGCAGAGCGTGGGCAGCTGCCGGGGGGTGGGCACGGGGCCTCTGTGCCCCCCACCACCACGGCGAGGGGTCGGGCTGAGCCCCGGCTCGCATCACCTCGACCAAAGTCTGGCCCCATCTCCCACTCCCTACGGCgaagccctgctgccccccggCTGCCCCATAGAAGCCACCGCTGCATCATCCCCTGTGATCAACTCTGTATATGATAGATATGACCTGAATCCGtacctgtgtgtgtgcatcCGCAGGACACCTCCCCGGGGCTTTAGGCGCGCTGGCCGCCCCCGGCGCGAgtccctgcctcccctcccacagccccaAGGCGAGGGGTGA
- the BSG gene encoding basigin isoform X3, giving the protein MAAGAAGPCSLLALLLLGGLAAGVAGTSPEIKAHVTGVSGKLILSCNITAPYPAIKGHEWMHGDKILQTDTESSAFTSYTIEGKMEEHSGVYDCVYKTNPVIKAQVNISVPPQVTAYKKSEHGNEGDTGVLTCKNPSFPPVFSWLWYKSGQEPIINGSGRYIIKSSGNKTELRILKLNIEEDTGDYHCNATNSYGSGGATVNLRVRSRLAALWPFLGIVAEVLVLVTIIFIYEKRRKPDEVLDDDDGGSAPLKSNATNHKDKNVRQRNAN; this is encoded by the exons GTCCAGAAATCAAAGCTCATGTAACTGGTGTCTCTGGCAAGCTGATCCTCAGCTGTAACATCACTGCGCCTTACCCTGCCATCAAGGGGCACGAATGGATGCACGGGGACAAGATACTTCAGACGGACACAGAGTCAAGTGCTTTCACCAGTTACAC AATCGAGGGGAAGATGGAAGAGCACTCTGGTGTCTATGATTGCGTCTACAAAACAAACCCAGTGATAAAAGCACAAGTGAATATTTCAG TTCCACCCCAAGTGACGGCGTACAAGAAGTCTGAGCATGGGAATGAAGGGGACACTGGTGTGCTGACCTGCAAGAATCCCTCTTTCCCCCCTGTTTTCTCTTGGCTCTGGTACAAAAGTGGTCAAGAG cccatCATCAATGGTTCTGGTCGATACATTATCAAGTCCAGTGGCAACAAGACAGAGTTACGTATTCTTAAACTGAATATTGAGGAGGATACGGGTGACTACCACTGCAATGCCACCAACTCTTACGGCTCTGGTGGTGCTACAGTGAACCTGCGCGTACGCAGCCGTCTAGCAGCACTCTGGCCCTTCCTGGGTATTGTGGCAGAAGTCCTCGTTCTTGTCACCATCATCTTCATCTatgagaagaggaggaagccaGATGAAGTTCTTGATG ATGATGATGGAGGTTCTGCACCGCT GAAAAGCAACGCCACAAACCACAAGGACAAGAACGTCCGCCAGAGAAATGCTAACTAA
- the BSG gene encoding basigin isoform X1 → MAAGAAGPCSLLALLLLGGLAAGVAGTTGFIKSPLSQKRLTQDSVELYCEAIGNPIPEIQWWFEGNEPNETYAQLWDGARQDRVKINATYNLHSTSTIYIANLTSDDSGMYECRASNDPDRNHLSKSPKVKWIRSQANVFVIERPEIKAHVTGVSGKLILSCNITAPYPAIKGHEWMHGDKILQTDTESSAFTSYTIEGKMEEHSGVYDCVYKTNPVIKAQVNISVPPQVTAYKKSEHGNEGDTGVLTCKNPSFPPVFSWLWYKSGQEPIINGSGRYIIKSSGNKTELRILKLNIEEDTGDYHCNATNSYGSGGATVNLRVRSRLAALWPFLGIVAEVLVLVTIIFIYEKRRKPDEVLDDDDGGSAPLKSNATNHKDKNVRQRNAN, encoded by the exons CTGGTTTTATAAAGTCACCACTGTCTCAAAAGAGACTGACTCAGGACAGCGTCGAGTTGTACTGCGAGGCGATTGGCAATCCCATCCCTGAGATCCAGTGGTGGTTTGAGGGAAACGAGCCAAATGAGACCTATGCTCAGCTCTGGGATGGTGCACGGCAGGACCGTGTCAAAATCAACGCCACCTACAACCTGCACTCTACCAGTACCATCTACATCGCAAACCTCACAAGCGACGACTCGGGCATGTATGAGTGCCGGGCTAGCAACGACCCTGACCGCAACCACTTGTCGAAGAGCCCCAAAGTCAAGTGGATCCGTTCCCAGGCGAACGTTTTTGTCATCGAAC GTCCAGAAATCAAAGCTCATGTAACTGGTGTCTCTGGCAAGCTGATCCTCAGCTGTAACATCACTGCGCCTTACCCTGCCATCAAGGGGCACGAATGGATGCACGGGGACAAGATACTTCAGACGGACACAGAGTCAAGTGCTTTCACCAGTTACAC AATCGAGGGGAAGATGGAAGAGCACTCTGGTGTCTATGATTGCGTCTACAAAACAAACCCAGTGATAAAAGCACAAGTGAATATTTCAG TTCCACCCCAAGTGACGGCGTACAAGAAGTCTGAGCATGGGAATGAAGGGGACACTGGTGTGCTGACCTGCAAGAATCCCTCTTTCCCCCCTGTTTTCTCTTGGCTCTGGTACAAAAGTGGTCAAGAG cccatCATCAATGGTTCTGGTCGATACATTATCAAGTCCAGTGGCAACAAGACAGAGTTACGTATTCTTAAACTGAATATTGAGGAGGATACGGGTGACTACCACTGCAATGCCACCAACTCTTACGGCTCTGGTGGTGCTACAGTGAACCTGCGCGTACGCAGCCGTCTAGCAGCACTCTGGCCCTTCCTGGGTATTGTGGCAGAAGTCCTCGTTCTTGTCACCATCATCTTCATCTatgagaagaggaggaagccaGATGAAGTTCTTGATG ATGATGATGGAGGTTCTGCACCGCT GAAAAGCAACGCCACAAACCACAAGGACAAGAACGTCCGCCAGAGAAATGCTAACTAA
- the BSG gene encoding basigin isoform X2 → MAAGAAGPCSLLALLLLGGLAAGVAGTTGFIKSPLSQKRLTQDSVELYCEAIGNPIPEIQWWFEGNEPNETYAQLWDGARQDRVKINATYNLHSTSTIYIANLTSDDSGMYECRASNDPDRNHLSKSPKVKWIRSQANVFVIERPEIKAHVTGVSGKLILSCNITAPYPAIKGHEWMHGDKILQTDTESSAFTSYTIEGKMEEHSGVYDCVYKTNPVIKAQVNISVPPQVTAYKKSEHGNEGDTGVLTCKNPSFPPVFSWLWYKSGQEPIINGSGRYIIKSSGNKTELRILKLNIEEDTGDYHCNATNSYGSGGATVNLRVRSRLAALWPFLGIVAEVLVLVTIIFIYEKRRKPDEVLDGSAPLKSNATNHKDKNVRQRNAN, encoded by the exons CTGGTTTTATAAAGTCACCACTGTCTCAAAAGAGACTGACTCAGGACAGCGTCGAGTTGTACTGCGAGGCGATTGGCAATCCCATCCCTGAGATCCAGTGGTGGTTTGAGGGAAACGAGCCAAATGAGACCTATGCTCAGCTCTGGGATGGTGCACGGCAGGACCGTGTCAAAATCAACGCCACCTACAACCTGCACTCTACCAGTACCATCTACATCGCAAACCTCACAAGCGACGACTCGGGCATGTATGAGTGCCGGGCTAGCAACGACCCTGACCGCAACCACTTGTCGAAGAGCCCCAAAGTCAAGTGGATCCGTTCCCAGGCGAACGTTTTTGTCATCGAAC GTCCAGAAATCAAAGCTCATGTAACTGGTGTCTCTGGCAAGCTGATCCTCAGCTGTAACATCACTGCGCCTTACCCTGCCATCAAGGGGCACGAATGGATGCACGGGGACAAGATACTTCAGACGGACACAGAGTCAAGTGCTTTCACCAGTTACAC AATCGAGGGGAAGATGGAAGAGCACTCTGGTGTCTATGATTGCGTCTACAAAACAAACCCAGTGATAAAAGCACAAGTGAATATTTCAG TTCCACCCCAAGTGACGGCGTACAAGAAGTCTGAGCATGGGAATGAAGGGGACACTGGTGTGCTGACCTGCAAGAATCCCTCTTTCCCCCCTGTTTTCTCTTGGCTCTGGTACAAAAGTGGTCAAGAG cccatCATCAATGGTTCTGGTCGATACATTATCAAGTCCAGTGGCAACAAGACAGAGTTACGTATTCTTAAACTGAATATTGAGGAGGATACGGGTGACTACCACTGCAATGCCACCAACTCTTACGGCTCTGGTGGTGCTACAGTGAACCTGCGCGTACGCAGCCGTCTAGCAGCACTCTGGCCCTTCCTGGGTATTGTGGCAGAAGTCCTCGTTCTTGTCACCATCATCTTCATCTatgagaagaggaggaagccaGATGAAGTTCTTGATG GTTCTGCACCGCT GAAAAGCAACGCCACAAACCACAAGGACAAGAACGTCCGCCAGAGAAATGCTAACTAA